In one Arenibacter antarcticus genomic region, the following are encoded:
- a CDS encoding NADP(H)-dependent aldo-keto reductase — translation MDYTKLPHTDLEVSKICLGTMTWGNQNTEAEGHEQMDYAMEQGVNFFDTAELYPIPAAKERYAATEKIIGTWLKKNGNRDKVILASKIAGRSPATSFIRTTGLNRESITEAVEGSLSRLQTDYLDLYQLHWPDRATNYFGKRGYMPEVSDFWEDNFHQILETLRDLIREGKIRHVGISNETPWGAMRYLEESKVHATLPRMITIQNPYSLLNRTFEVGLSEISHRENLGLLAYSPLGFGVLSGKYLRNRKPENARVTVFPNYNRYSGETAVKATEMYHNLAQANDLSLTQMSLAYVNSRPFVTSTIVGATNLMQLKENIDSSNVVLNDDVLKGIEAIHQAIPNPAP, via the coding sequence ATGGATTATACCAAACTTCCCCATACAGATTTAGAAGTCAGTAAAATATGTCTTGGAACAATGACCTGGGGCAATCAGAATACGGAGGCCGAAGGTCATGAGCAAATGGACTACGCAATGGAGCAGGGAGTAAATTTCTTTGATACTGCCGAGCTATATCCAATTCCAGCTGCCAAAGAACGCTATGCGGCTACAGAAAAAATAATTGGGACTTGGTTAAAGAAGAACGGTAATAGGGACAAGGTTATTTTGGCCTCTAAAATTGCCGGTAGGTCCCCAGCAACAAGTTTTATACGAACCACAGGATTAAATAGGGAATCTATCACAGAGGCTGTGGAAGGAAGTCTTAGTCGGTTGCAAACAGATTATTTAGACCTGTATCAGTTGCATTGGCCAGACCGAGCTACCAATTATTTTGGAAAAAGAGGGTATATGCCTGAGGTGTCCGACTTTTGGGAAGATAATTTTCATCAAATTTTAGAAACCCTGCGCGATTTGATCAGAGAGGGAAAGATCCGTCATGTAGGGATTTCCAATGAAACTCCTTGGGGGGCCATGCGGTATTTAGAGGAGAGTAAGGTGCATGCCACCCTGCCCAGAATGATCACTATCCAGAACCCTTACAGCCTGTTAAATAGAACCTTTGAAGTAGGCTTATCTGAGATTTCACATCGGGAAAATTTGGGATTGTTGGCCTATTCTCCTTTGGGCTTTGGAGTGTTGAGTGGAAAGTATTTGAGGAATCGAAAGCCCGAAAACGCTAGGGTTACCGTATTCCCAAACTACAATAGGTACAGTGGAGAAACAGCGGTAAAAGCAACTGAAATGTATCATAATCTGGCTCAGGCTAACGATTTGTCCTTGACGCAAATGTCACTTGCCTACGTTAATTCCAGGCCTTTCGTTACCAGTACCATAGTTGGGGCCACCAATTTAATGCAATTGAAAGAAAATATTGATAGTAGTAATGTGGTGCTAAACGATGATGTGCTTAAAGGCATTGAGGCGATTCACCAAGCGATACCTAACCCTGCTCCATAA
- the radA gene encoding DNA repair protein RadA produces MAKTKIAFFCQNCGTQYAKWAGQCSACKEWNTIVEEVVQKEEKVAWKSSTPNSKKIAKPLRINEISTDKEVRLNSYDQEFNRVLGGGLVPGSLILLGGEPGVGKSTLILQIALKLPYKTLYVSGEESQKQIKMRADRINSENETCFILTETKTQNIFKQIEATEPDIVVIDSIQTLHTDYLESAAGSISQIRECTAELIKFAKETNTPVILIGHITKDGSIAGPKILEHMVDTVLQFEGDRNYVYRILRSLKNRFGSTAELGIYEMQGSGLREVNNPSEILISKNDEGLSGTAIASTVEGMRPLMIEIQALVSTAVYGTPQRSTTGYNAKRLNMLLAVLEKRAGFKLGAKDVFLNITGGITVDDPAIDLAVIAAILSSNEDIPIEKGICFAAEVGLAGEIRPVQRIDQRILEAEKLGFTTIYVSKNNKITLKQPKIQVILIGKIEDIANQLFN; encoded by the coding sequence ATGGCCAAAACCAAAATAGCATTTTTTTGTCAAAATTGCGGCACCCAATATGCCAAATGGGCTGGACAATGTAGCGCCTGCAAAGAGTGGAACACTATTGTTGAGGAAGTAGTGCAAAAGGAGGAGAAAGTTGCATGGAAAAGCAGTACCCCCAATTCCAAGAAAATCGCAAAACCCTTGCGAATCAACGAAATAAGCACTGATAAGGAAGTTCGATTAAATTCGTACGATCAAGAATTCAACAGGGTTTTGGGTGGAGGATTGGTCCCAGGTTCCCTTATCCTTTTGGGTGGCGAACCTGGAGTCGGGAAAAGCACATTGATACTACAGATTGCACTTAAACTACCTTATAAAACGCTCTACGTTTCTGGTGAAGAGAGTCAGAAGCAAATCAAAATGCGAGCAGACCGCATCAATTCCGAAAATGAAACCTGTTTTATACTGACCGAAACCAAGACTCAGAATATATTTAAACAGATCGAAGCCACCGAACCAGATATCGTGGTCATAGATTCCATACAGACCTTGCATACCGACTATTTAGAATCTGCTGCTGGCAGTATTTCTCAAATTCGGGAATGTACGGCAGAACTTATAAAATTTGCCAAGGAGACCAATACCCCGGTTATCTTGATAGGCCATATCACCAAGGATGGCTCCATTGCCGGACCAAAAATATTGGAGCATATGGTAGACACCGTATTGCAGTTTGAAGGGGATCGGAATTATGTATACCGGATCCTTCGCTCCTTAAAAAACAGGTTTGGCTCTACGGCAGAATTGGGGATTTATGAAATGCAAGGAAGCGGACTGCGTGAAGTAAACAATCCATCCGAGATATTGATTTCCAAAAACGATGAAGGGCTAAGTGGCACCGCCATTGCTTCTACCGTAGAGGGGATGCGCCCCTTAATGATCGAAATACAGGCACTGGTAAGTACAGCGGTTTACGGAACTCCACAGCGCTCTACAACAGGTTATAATGCCAAGCGCTTAAATATGCTTTTAGCGGTATTAGAAAAAAGGGCAGGATTTAAATTGGGAGCAAAAGATGTATTTCTAAATATAACAGGGGGTATAACTGTTGATGACCCAGCCATAGACCTAGCCGTAATTGCCGCAATCCTTTCCAGCAATGAGGATATTCCTATTGAAAAGGGAATTTGTTTTGCTGCCGAGGTTGGACTAGCAGGTGAAATACGACCGGTACAACGTATAGACCAGCGTATTTTGGAGGCCGAAAAATTAGGCTTTACCACCATCTACGTGTCCAAGAATAACAAGATTACACTTAAGCAGCCAAAAATACAGGTGATATTGATCGGCAAGATCGAAGATATTGCCAATCAATTATTTAATTAG
- a CDS encoding alpha/beta hydrolase, translated as MSRILTLAAVLLCMGTSAQVTQEIFESFKLQERRDVAYYIPETYTPEKIYPIILVLDAEYLFDQVVANAKFYSRFYNMPEAIVVGVYQSKNNLRYLDCGYETNSGLPTEKGKMFFEFLGMELIPYLENKYSNAPFKMFVGYDITANFGNFYLFKDISLFNAFVSISPSLAPEMTTRIPERLSAMKKQIFYQLILDGEKGNHTNDILALDQSLTAMDTENLHYFFDQYPNADHISVATYGIGKAFDNIFGIFKPISPKEYREKILTSKEPVFKYLEDKQASIVSLFGFKKTTSLNDIMAIYAASIKKEDFESLKPLSDLCKKEYPDTMLGFYFEGEYYEQLGEPKKALRTFEKAFGMAEIDFLTKEMALEKIDALKADFGY; from the coding sequence ATGTCACGCATTTTAACCTTGGCCGCAGTCTTACTTTGCATGGGAACCTCTGCTCAGGTTACCCAAGAAATATTTGAATCCTTTAAATTACAGGAGCGTAGGGATGTGGCCTACTATATCCCTGAAACCTACACCCCAGAAAAAATATACCCCATAATCTTGGTTTTGGATGCCGAATACCTGTTTGACCAGGTTGTAGCAAATGCCAAATTTTATAGCAGGTTTTACAATATGCCAGAAGCTATTGTGGTTGGGGTGTACCAATCCAAAAACAATCTACGGTATCTAGACTGCGGCTATGAAACCAACAGCGGACTTCCTACGGAAAAGGGGAAAATGTTTTTCGAATTCTTAGGAATGGAACTCATCCCCTATCTGGAAAACAAATACAGCAATGCACCTTTTAAAATGTTTGTAGGGTACGATATAACCGCCAATTTTGGCAACTTCTATCTTTTTAAAGACATCTCCCTCTTTAATGCCTTTGTTAGTATTTCACCCTCCTTAGCCCCTGAAATGACCACTAGGATCCCAGAAAGGTTATCAGCAATGAAAAAGCAAATATTCTATCAATTGATATTGGACGGCGAAAAAGGCAATCATACCAATGACATTTTAGCGCTTGATCAATCCTTAACAGCAATGGATACGGAAAATCTACATTATTTTTTTGATCAATACCCCAATGCAGATCATATTTCTGTAGCCACCTATGGTATTGGAAAAGCCTTCGATAATATTTTTGGAATATTTAAGCCCATCAGCCCTAAAGAATACCGGGAAAAAATACTCACCTCTAAAGAACCTGTGTTCAAATATTTGGAGGACAAACAAGCCTCTATAGTCAGTCTATTCGGTTTTAAAAAGACCACTAGCCTCAACGATATTATGGCTATTTATGCCGCCTCTATAAAAAAGGAGGATTTTGAATCCCTAAAACCCTTATCGGATCTCTGCAAAAAAGAATATCCAGATACCATGCTCGGCTTTTATTTTGAAGGCGAATATTACGAGCAATTGGGAGAGCCAAAAAAAGCACTTAGGACCTTTGAAAAAGCCTTCGGTATGGCAGAAATCGATTTTCTAACCAAGGAAATGGCTTTAGAAAAAATTGATGCACTAAAAGCTGATTTTGGGTATTAA
- a CDS encoding lysylphosphatidylglycerol synthase transmembrane domain-containing protein, protein MKTSIKNSLKTILPIAFGVFLLWYSYFSTSEEERKQIIYYIKNADLFWVGVSVLLGVLTHISRAIRWNYLLEPLGYRPSLINNILIILTAYFTNLGIPRSGEILRATALTTYENVPFEKGFGTIVTERVVDLIMLFLVVGLAFFLQTDIIWEFLKNKGLNLAFLIIFLSSGIIGFALLLFFVKKSKHPWAEKIKRFLKGLLGGILSIFKMRNKWAFILHTLFIWAAYIGMFWVIKYTVVETVDLTISQLLVAFVAGAFAMSATNGGIGIYPIAVSGALAIFGISTVSGDAFGWIMWISQTLMVVVFGTISFLLLPLWNRVK, encoded by the coding sequence TTGAAAACTTCTATAAAGAATTCCTTAAAAACAATACTTCCAATAGCATTTGGGGTCTTCCTACTATGGTACTCCTACTTTTCCACTTCGGAAGAAGAGCGAAAACAAATAATATACTATATTAAAAATGCCGACCTTTTTTGGGTGGGCGTATCTGTTTTATTGGGGGTGTTAACCCATATTTCCAGAGCAATACGGTGGAACTACCTATTGGAACCCCTAGGCTATCGCCCAAGCTTAATCAACAACATTCTAATCATCCTCACCGCATATTTCACCAATTTAGGCATTCCCAGGTCTGGGGAAATTTTAAGGGCTACAGCTTTGACTACATATGAAAATGTTCCCTTTGAAAAAGGGTTCGGAACTATTGTGACCGAGCGAGTGGTCGATTTAATAATGTTATTCTTAGTAGTTGGACTTGCATTTTTTTTACAGACCGATATTATTTGGGAATTTCTAAAGAATAAGGGCCTGAATCTTGCATTCTTAATCATTTTCCTATCCTCCGGAATTATAGGCTTTGCGCTTCTATTGTTTTTTGTAAAAAAATCCAAGCACCCCTGGGCAGAAAAAATAAAAAGATTCCTAAAAGGTCTTTTAGGTGGCATTCTCAGTATTTTTAAGATGCGGAATAAATGGGCATTTATTTTACACACCCTCTTTATATGGGCCGCGTATATAGGTATGTTTTGGGTCATAAAGTACACCGTTGTGGAAACTGTAGACCTCACTATAAGTCAGTTGTTGGTGGCCTTTGTCGCCGGAGCTTTCGCCATGTCTGCCACCAATGGTGGAATTGGGATCTACCCCATAGCCGTCAGTGGAGCACTGGCTATTTTTGGAATAAGCACCGTCTCAGGTGATGCATTTGGATGGATCATGTGGATCTCACAAACTTTAATGGTTGTCGTTTTTGGGACAATATCTTTCCTACTATTACCGTTATGGAACAGAGTTAAATAG
- the panD gene encoding aspartate 1-decarboxylase: MLIEVVKSKIHRVKVTGADLNYIGSITIDEDLMEAANIIRGEKVQIVNNNNGERLETYAIPGTRGSGEITLNGAAARKVAVGDVLILITYAQMDFEIAKTFNPSLVFPNEETNLLT; this comes from the coding sequence ATGTTAATAGAAGTAGTAAAATCTAAAATACACCGTGTAAAAGTTACTGGTGCAGACCTAAATTATATAGGTAGCATTACCATTGATGAAGATTTAATGGAGGCTGCAAATATTATTAGGGGAGAAAAGGTGCAGATTGTAAATAACAATAATGGGGAGCGACTGGAAACTTACGCCATTCCAGGAACTAGGGGCAGCGGTGAGATTACCCTGAACGGAGCGGCAGCTAGAAAGGTTGCAGTAGGAGATGTTCTAATATTGATCACTTACGCGCAAATGGACTTTGAAATTGCCAAAACCTTCAACCCTTCTTTGGTATTCCCCAACGAGGAAACCAATCTTTTAACATAA
- the panC gene encoding pantoate--beta-alanine ligase, with the protein MQLINTIKELDSLLKFMDKTKTVGLVPTMGALHMGHISLIEQSVKENDHTIVSIFVNPTQFNNKEDLAKYPNTLNADISLLKSVSDSLIVLTPTAKEIYSGEITSKSYDFNGLENVMEGAFREGHFNGVATIVEKLLSLTKPTRAYFGEKDFQQLQIIRKLVQLKNVPVEIIGCPIVRESNGLAMSSRNERLSKTQREDASFIYKTLKSAKEKFGTNSANSTIDWLKNEFLTRPEFKLEYIKISDEEQLLPVIEKKENSKYRAFIAVYMGDVRLIDNIAL; encoded by the coding sequence ATGCAGTTAATTAACACCATTAAGGAGCTAGATTCGCTATTAAAGTTTATGGACAAAACCAAAACCGTTGGCCTAGTCCCTACCATGGGTGCCCTACATATGGGGCATATCTCCTTAATAGAGCAATCGGTAAAGGAGAACGACCATACCATAGTAAGTATTTTTGTAAACCCAACCCAGTTCAATAATAAGGAAGACCTTGCCAAATATCCAAACACCTTAAATGCGGATATTTCCTTGTTAAAGTCTGTTTCCGACAGCCTTATTGTCCTCACCCCGACCGCCAAAGAAATCTATTCTGGGGAAATTACGTCCAAATCCTATGATTTTAATGGTTTGGAAAATGTAATGGAGGGAGCATTTAGGGAAGGTCATTTTAATGGGGTGGCCACCATTGTTGAAAAATTACTTTCCCTAACTAAACCCACAAGGGCCTATTTTGGAGAAAAGGACTTTCAACAATTACAGATCATTAGAAAACTGGTTCAACTTAAAAATGTGCCTGTAGAAATAATAGGCTGTCCAATTGTCAGGGAATCTAACGGCCTTGCCATGAGCTCCAGAAACGAAAGGCTTTCCAAAACCCAAAGGGAGGATGCATCCTTTATCTATAAAACACTGAAATCAGCCAAAGAAAAATTTGGCACGAATAGTGCTAATTCTACAATAGACTGGCTGAAAAATGAATTCCTTACACGGCCAGAATTTAAACTGGAATACATTAAAATTTCTGACGAGGAACAATTGTTGCCAGTTATCGAAAAAAAGGAAAATTCAAAATACCGGGCATTTATTGCTGTATATATGGGCGATGTAAGACTTATAGACAATATAGCCCTTTAA
- a CDS encoding glycogen/starch synthase, protein MNGKKILFVSSELVPYLPENEVSLMSYETPRMVNSNGGQIRIFMPRFGNINERRHQLHEVIRLSGMNLVINDMDMPLIIKVASIPRERIQVYFIDNDEYFKRKATFTDEDGNAFSDNDERAIFFAKGVVETVKKLNWSPDIIHVHGWMASLLPLYLKKYYADEPLFVESKIVMSVYGQGFDGALDPEMVKKIAFDGISEESIKDLEDPTYNNLLKVAVDNSDAVILAANDIPKELGDHISNLNKPVLPYVSLQEFEEAYMNFYNTEVLK, encoded by the coding sequence ATGAATGGTAAAAAGATATTGTTTGTATCTTCTGAATTAGTACCCTATCTACCAGAGAATGAAGTATCCCTAATGTCCTATGAAACTCCTAGGATGGTCAACAGTAACGGCGGCCAGATTAGGATTTTTATGCCCAGGTTTGGAAACATTAATGAACGAAGACATCAACTGCATGAAGTGATCAGACTATCTGGTATGAATTTGGTGATCAATGATATGGATATGCCTTTGATTATAAAGGTTGCTTCTATCCCGAGGGAGCGTATACAGGTCTATTTTATAGACAATGATGAGTATTTTAAAAGGAAAGCCACTTTTACAGATGAGGATGGTAATGCTTTTTCAGATAATGATGAACGGGCCATATTCTTTGCAAAGGGAGTAGTGGAAACCGTTAAAAAATTAAATTGGTCCCCAGATATTATTCATGTACATGGGTGGATGGCGTCCTTGCTTCCATTGTATTTAAAGAAATACTATGCGGACGAACCCTTATTTGTCGAAAGTAAAATAGTAATGTCCGTTTATGGGCAAGGATTTGATGGTGCCCTTGATCCCGAAATGGTTAAAAAAATTGCCTTTGACGGTATCTCGGAAGAGAGCATAAAAGACCTTGAAGACCCCACTTATAATAATTTGTTAAAAGTTGCGGTAGATAATTCCGATGCCGTTATATTAGCTGCCAACGATATTCCAAAAGAATTGGGAGATCATATATCCAACCTCAATAAACCTGTGTTGCCGTACGTTTCTTTACAAGAGTTTGAAGAAGCTTACATGAACTTTTATAACACTGAAGTATTAAAATAA
- a CDS encoding DUF4270 domain-containing protein — MNLRKGFTLSTVVGILLAATFISCEEDITTLGSGVVGNEPFTANKAVYDVFAYNKKIEAVRSNRVPVYQIGTFNDPIYGATEASITSQVQLAGGGNPIFGKYSADVEANSGSDGSSLTIQENETVKEVFLFIPFLTNTRGDRDRDGVPDIFDADPDDPNSDTDGDGLTDAQELQLGTDPLNPDTDGDGIKDSLDSETAPNRFPKKFDLDSIFGNREVPFNFKVERSTYFLRDLDPNSNFQESQPYYSSQQFSPDFVSDVLFDGEVEISDTETLVFKVDDPATEDIDESEEAPTRTLPGIKVPLNAAFFQAAILDKEGSTELFSQANFKEYFRGVHMSVSDDIMLLLDLTQGSITIKYEYDSVTSSTDATIKKIEQDYVLSFIRRDANTGAILGNAVNTLNNANYPGEILSAMDTGENASKLYLKGGAGSFVQIKLFDEANSEEIINQIKDKNWIINEANLVFYVDRGTLDAAPEAIEPSILYLYKENKSPVYNAFLENEQDFNLGNLTNYDGKLYKKEGKGDRYKIRITNLINDIIVRDSVNATLNLAVTSDIRLNTVRKAMLGDGSEDKLPLMTIVNPLGTVLMGSNNVPSGQENRKLQLEIFYTKAN, encoded by the coding sequence ATGAATTTAAGGAAAGGATTTACCTTATCTACGGTAGTAGGAATATTGCTCGCTGCAACATTTATATCGTGTGAAGAGGATATTACCACTCTTGGTAGTGGGGTTGTGGGCAATGAACCGTTTACAGCGAACAAGGCAGTTTATGATGTTTTTGCTTATAACAAAAAAATAGAAGCGGTTAGGTCTAATAGAGTTCCAGTTTATCAGATAGGGACTTTTAACGATCCCATTTATGGGGCAACCGAAGCTAGTATTACATCTCAAGTTCAGCTTGCCGGGGGAGGTAATCCCATTTTTGGGAAATATTCTGCCGATGTAGAGGCCAATTCAGGTTCTGATGGTAGTAGTCTTACCATTCAGGAGAATGAGACGGTGAAGGAAGTATTTTTGTTTATACCATTCCTGACCAATACTCGTGGAGATAGGGATAGGGATGGAGTTCCGGATATTTTTGATGCGGACCCAGATGATCCAAACAGCGATACAGACGGAGATGGTTTAACGGATGCACAAGAGCTTCAGTTGGGAACAGACCCTTTAAATCCGGATACAGATGGAGATGGTATTAAGGATAGTTTAGATAGTGAAACCGCACCAAATAGATTCCCAAAAAAGTTTGACTTGGACAGTATATTTGGAAACAGAGAGGTGCCCTTTAATTTTAAGGTAGAACGCTCTACCTATTTCCTAAGGGATTTGGATCCCAATAGTAATTTTCAAGAGTCACAGCCCTATTATTCTTCCCAACAATTCTCGCCAGATTTTGTTTCTGATGTGTTGTTTGATGGGGAAGTGGAAATTTCAGATACGGAGACCTTGGTGTTTAAAGTGGATGATCCCGCTACAGAAGATATAGACGAATCAGAAGAGGCACCTACGAGAACGCTTCCAGGAATAAAAGTTCCCCTTAATGCCGCATTTTTTCAAGCTGCTATTCTAGACAAGGAAGGCAGCACTGAATTGTTTAGTCAGGCTAATTTTAAGGAATATTTTAGGGGTGTCCATATGTCTGTTTCAGATGATATAATGTTGTTGTTGGACCTTACCCAAGGAAGTATCACTATAAAATACGAATACGATAGCGTTACCAGTTCTACGGACGCCACGATTAAAAAGATTGAACAGGACTATGTGCTGTCCTTTATTAGAAGGGATGCCAATACAGGAGCCATTTTGGGGAACGCCGTAAATACCCTTAATAATGCCAACTATCCTGGTGAAATTCTTAGCGCTATGGATACTGGAGAGAATGCCTCCAAATTGTATCTAAAAGGAGGTGCTGGTAGTTTTGTGCAGATTAAACTTTTTGATGAGGCCAATAGTGAGGAAATTATCAATCAGATCAAGGATAAGAACTGGATAATAAATGAGGCTAATCTTGTGTTTTATGTAGATAGGGGCACACTTGATGCTGCTCCGGAAGCTATTGAGCCTTCCATATTATACCTCTACAAGGAAAATAAGAGCCCTGTGTACAATGCATTTTTGGAAAATGAGCAGGATTTTAATCTTGGAAATTTGACCAACTACGATGGCAAACTGTATAAGAAAGAGGGTAAAGGGGATCGATATAAGATTAGGATCACCAATCTAATAAACGACATAATTGTTAGGGACTCCGTAAATGCTACACTTAACTTGGCAGTGACCTCCGACATTAGATTGAATACTGTTAGAAAAGCCATGTTAGGCGATGGTTCCGAGGATAAGCTGCCGTTAATGACCATAGTCAACCCCTTAGGTACAGTGCTGATGGGAAGTAATAATGTGCCTAGCGGTCAGGAAAACAGAAAATTACAACTCGAAATATTTTACACCAAAGCTAATTAG